Proteins found in one Brevibacillus brevis genomic segment:
- a CDS encoding cupin, with translation MKRFRFDQQVGKTIDRYNSVHATISRVMRTPNSVSIGCIHLEAGGIVGYHPAPCPQLFLVVNGEGWVRGEGTERIPIQSGQAAFWITGEGHESGSETGMTAIVIEGDGLDPESFMSLLET, from the coding sequence ATGAAACGATTTCGATTTGATCAGCAAGTAGGCAAAACGATTGATCGCTATAATTCCGTCCATGCGACGATTTCTCGTGTTATGCGCACGCCGAATTCCGTTTCGATAGGATGTATCCATTTGGAGGCGGGTGGGATTGTCGGTTATCATCCGGCGCCTTGCCCTCAGCTTTTTCTCGTGGTGAATGGTGAAGGCTGGGTACGTGGAGAAGGTACAGAGCGCATCCCGATCCAGAGTGGTCAGGCGGCATTCTGGATCACAGGTGAAGGGCATGAATCAGGCAGTGAAACCGGAATGACAGCCATTGTGATTGAAGGAGATGGGCTTGATCCAGAGAGCTTCATGTCCTTATTGGAGACGTAG
- a CDS encoding metal-dependent hydrolase, translating into MTWKTHMVLGAIAGYCAYPSWKGSVIGATMALVPDIDQANSKLGNLMGPLSKMLQKGFGHRTVTHSWVILFLPFLLFGDSLAAMAGLWGILSHLISDMLVGRIQLLWPLRVGWLGIPVSKSMYRIVDRIVFYVAIVYIVIKGYQ; encoded by the coding sequence ATGACATGGAAAACACATATGGTACTCGGTGCCATTGCAGGCTACTGCGCCTACCCTTCGTGGAAGGGCAGTGTTATTGGTGCAACGATGGCACTAGTACCCGATATCGATCAAGCAAATAGCAAGCTCGGAAACTTGATGGGACCTTTGTCCAAAATGCTGCAAAAAGGATTCGGTCATCGTACGGTTACGCACTCTTGGGTGATTTTATTCCTTCCGTTCCTGCTGTTCGGCGATTCTTTGGCTGCCATGGCAGGACTTTGGGGGATTTTGTCCCATTTGATCAGCGATATGCTGGTGGGACGCATTCAGTTATTGTGGCCGTTGCGAGTGGGATGGCTCGGCATTCCGGTGTCCAAGTCGATGTATCGGATTGTGGATCGAATCGTGTTTTATGTAGCGATTGTGTATATTGTGATCAAAGGTTATCAGTAA
- a CDS encoding DUF6583 family protein, whose translation METATNVNPPRKSKKKAWLIAGAAAVVVLGGLGTAYAKYDLFKSAKTIYLQAEAESMMKFSSDVSKAYGEYQDYMKPYLEKPVHSTTELSDIALDATIPDPQAQKILDMLGKAKLVMQSNIDEQKNQQSGNLEVHLQDKKLATLEYFMNDSVMGFKLPEFYSKYAYMDLKDRDALKEKLGGEELPKRFVTYSDLYKAINFNQDELKTVMTPYALLYADNIKDSQVSIKKDVSFSEEGLKEDAREITVTFNAQEGAALSKQIAEKAKADQKLFDLIYSRYHNVATLMLDSGYKVEEISKEEFKKNYEQTFDDIIKDTKDTDAKSTEQLRMVVLVNSDHQILSRKLLVDDKEKKDQLVYSSVSYDKGAETYYRYSLHNLSDQQSGEMSLTYKATEEKDKTKGKFSILMKETDQPILDLSTTFETTKQDKKTTGNYDFALVVADEYSSNPVALTGNVTMNETKTDNGVDSDGTVKVKFSNPTPDMPKGFSFKLKSKAEFGKALEIPAMTADNSINFATVTDQQMMEAQQEVMQNADKFMNENAELVQQFMMP comes from the coding sequence ATGGAAACTGCAACAAACGTGAACCCACCGCGCAAAAGCAAGAAAAAAGCATGGCTGATCGCGGGGGCAGCGGCTGTCGTTGTGCTGGGTGGTTTAGGGACCGCCTATGCCAAGTACGATCTGTTTAAGAGTGCAAAAACGATTTACCTGCAGGCGGAAGCGGAAAGCATGATGAAGTTTTCTAGCGACGTATCCAAAGCTTACGGGGAATACCAAGACTACATGAAGCCATACCTGGAAAAACCAGTTCACTCCACCACTGAGTTGAGTGATATTGCTTTAGATGCCACCATCCCAGACCCGCAAGCACAAAAAATTCTCGACATGCTGGGCAAAGCGAAGCTCGTGATGCAAAGCAACATCGATGAACAGAAAAATCAACAATCGGGGAACCTGGAAGTTCACCTACAAGATAAAAAGCTGGCTACTCTTGAGTACTTCATGAATGATTCTGTTATGGGCTTCAAGCTGCCGGAGTTTTACTCTAAATACGCTTATATGGACCTGAAGGATCGCGATGCACTTAAGGAAAAGCTGGGCGGCGAAGAACTGCCGAAGCGCTTCGTAACCTATAGCGATTTGTATAAAGCAATCAATTTTAACCAGGATGAACTCAAAACGGTCATGACTCCGTATGCCTTGCTGTACGCTGACAACATCAAAGACAGCCAGGTAAGCATCAAAAAAGACGTTTCTTTCTCTGAAGAAGGACTCAAGGAAGATGCACGTGAGATCACCGTTACTTTCAACGCCCAAGAAGGCGCGGCTCTGTCGAAGCAAATTGCAGAGAAAGCAAAAGCTGACCAAAAGCTCTTTGACCTGATCTACAGCCGCTACCACAATGTGGCTACGCTGATGCTCGACAGCGGCTACAAAGTAGAAGAAATCAGCAAAGAAGAATTCAAGAAAAATTACGAGCAAACCTTCGATGACATCATCAAGGATACAAAAGATACAGACGCCAAATCAACTGAGCAATTGAGAATGGTCGTGCTCGTGAATAGCGATCATCAAATCTTGTCCCGCAAGCTCTTGGTCGATGACAAAGAGAAAAAAGATCAATTGGTCTACAGCAGTGTTTCTTACGATAAAGGCGCTGAAACGTACTACCGTTACTCCCTGCACAACCTGTCTGACCAGCAAAGTGGCGAAATGTCCTTAACCTACAAAGCAACAGAAGAAAAAGACAAGACAAAGGGCAAGTTCAGCATCCTGATGAAAGAGACCGACCAGCCAATTCTGGACCTCTCGACCACTTTTGAGACAACCAAGCAAGACAAGAAAACAACCGGAAACTATGACTTTGCACTCGTAGTGGCAGACGAATATTCCTCCAACCCTGTTGCTCTGACCGGTAATGTTACCATGAACGAGACAAAGACGGACAATGGTGTAGATTCTGACGGCACAGTAAAAGTGAAGTTCTCGAACCCTACTCCAGATATGCCAAAAGGCTTTAGCTTCAAGCTGAAGTCCAAAGCAGAATTTGGCAAAGCACTGGAAATTCCAGCTATGACTGCTGACAACTCCATCAATTTCGCTACAGTGACTGACCAACAAATGATGGAAGCGCAACAAGAAGTCATGCAAAACGCAGATAAATTCATGAATGAAAACGCTGAGCTCGTGCAACAGTTCATGATGCCTTAA
- a CDS encoding LysR family transcriptional regulator, translating into MDFRVLQTFMVAATTENFHQTAEALFIAQPTVSQHIRQLEKELGIKLFERVGKRVRLTAAGKRYLPHAKGLLQQWHNSMEDLQAWRQGYREKLQLAVSPIIARARFSHLLHRYTKLYPDVDISIKIVDSVEIGPLVQNGQADLGLTRMVPGEFQLSTYLLYEDPIVFAVPHSGGDMEAPLPDWEQEVQSNRLLTHNHPGYWDELLLLLRQRGLSLRTMAVSQVDITKRFIEDGLGVSFLPRTAVDRDLFENRFIELPTPGLVLPKVASYLLVPKAGISEPAQHFMEILHSLYPPMPLVQPGGRT; encoded by the coding sequence ATGGATTTTCGCGTGCTGCAAACGTTTATGGTGGCGGCCACGACAGAAAATTTTCACCAGACAGCAGAAGCGTTGTTCATTGCGCAGCCTACTGTCAGCCAACATATACGACAATTGGAAAAGGAATTGGGGATCAAGCTGTTTGAACGGGTTGGCAAGCGCGTTCGGTTAACGGCTGCGGGCAAACGCTACCTGCCACATGCAAAAGGACTTCTCCAACAGTGGCATAACAGTATGGAAGACTTGCAGGCCTGGAGACAAGGCTATCGGGAAAAGCTTCAACTGGCTGTTTCCCCGATTATCGCCCGTGCTCGTTTTTCCCATTTGCTGCATCGTTACACCAAGCTCTATCCCGATGTAGATATCTCGATTAAAATTGTTGACTCCGTGGAGATTGGCCCGCTGGTTCAAAATGGACAGGCTGATCTGGGCTTAACCCGGATGGTGCCAGGAGAATTTCAGTTGTCTACTTATCTTTTGTACGAAGATCCTATTGTTTTTGCAGTCCCTCACAGCGGTGGAGATATGGAGGCGCCCTTGCCTGATTGGGAGCAAGAGGTGCAATCGAATCGTCTGCTGACCCATAATCACCCGGGTTACTGGGATGAGTTGCTGTTGCTTTTGCGTCAGAGGGGGCTTTCCTTGCGTACGATGGCTGTTTCGCAAGTAGACATTACAAAGCGATTCATCGAGGATGGATTGGGCGTTTCCTTTTTGCCTCGGACGGCTGTCGATCGGGATTTATTTGAAAACCGCTTTATTGAACTTCCCACACCTGGCCTCGTTTTGCCAAAGGTTGCTTCTTATTTGCTGGTACCGAAAGCAGGAATCAGCGAGCCAGCGCAGCATTTTATGGAAATCCTGCATTCCTTGTATCCACCGATGCCGCTTGTTCAGCCAGGGGGACGGACATAG
- a CDS encoding DUF418 domain-containing protein: MQQAEPITQKDRIYSIDIVRGLALFGILLVNLPSFIMYSEDVPMPVEAGIDAWIRLSYDLFIQTKFFGIFSFLFGLGFYIFMSRAEQRGQKVFRLFSRRLFAMFAFGVIHIIIWFGDILTVYALLGFLLMPFYRRKSSTILAWAASLGGVYMLTQGVALVQTLNGQEVYPFVASLQTTLIPIFVMFLFGLYAGKRGLIAQIREHKPFLKRIATTTLAMSLPIAAGIVWASGVVFGSKLEQVNKILVDLSTLPMALCLIASLFLLLDREAARKVLKPFAYTGQMGLTTYLGQTVIMTILIPLFGITAMPLSAWFLLALPIYVFQLLASWLWLKQFNRGPMEKLWRFLTYGRKKKAVPAPAN, from the coding sequence ATGCAGCAGGCTGAACCAATCACTCAGAAGGATCGGATTTATTCTATTGATATTGTAAGGGGATTGGCATTGTTCGGGATTTTGCTGGTCAACTTGCCTAGCTTTATCATGTATTCGGAAGACGTTCCTATGCCAGTAGAGGCGGGGATCGATGCGTGGATCCGCTTGAGCTATGATTTATTCATTCAAACGAAGTTTTTCGGGATCTTTTCGTTTCTGTTTGGCTTAGGTTTTTACATTTTCATGTCACGGGCTGAACAGCGTGGACAAAAAGTATTTCGTCTCTTCAGCAGACGATTGTTCGCGATGTTTGCCTTTGGTGTGATTCACATCATTATTTGGTTTGGGGATATTTTGACAGTGTACGCGCTACTCGGCTTTTTACTGATGCCATTTTATCGAAGAAAGTCTTCTACGATTCTAGCATGGGCAGCCAGTCTGGGAGGAGTGTACATGCTCACTCAAGGCGTGGCACTTGTACAGACGCTCAATGGTCAGGAAGTCTATCCGTTTGTAGCATCACTCCAGACGACATTGATACCGATCTTTGTGATGTTTCTGTTTGGTTTGTATGCGGGAAAACGCGGTTTGATTGCTCAAATTCGCGAGCATAAACCGTTTCTGAAACGAATCGCTACTACTACTCTGGCAATGAGTCTTCCGATCGCAGCAGGGATTGTGTGGGCGAGCGGTGTCGTCTTTGGTTCAAAGCTTGAACAGGTGAATAAAATATTGGTTGATCTGAGTACGCTGCCTATGGCGCTGTGCTTGATAGCCAGCTTGTTTCTGTTGTTGGATCGTGAAGCGGCAAGGAAAGTTCTTAAGCCATTTGCCTACACAGGACAAATGGGGTTAACGACATATTTGGGTCAGACAGTCATCATGACCATTCTGATTCCTTTGTTCGGTATTACGGCTATGCCGCTCTCTGCTTGGTTTTTGCTCGCTCTGCCGATCTATGTGTTTCAATTACTCGCAAGCTGGCTGTGGCTGAAGCAATTTAATCGAGGGCCGATGGAAAAGCTGTGGCGTTTCCTGACATATGGACGTAAAAAGAAGGCAGTTCCAGCTCCTGCTAACTGA